From Acidimicrobiales bacterium, a single genomic window includes:
- a CDS encoding GtrA family protein has translation MTSTLSSLRARAQTPGGQKAVRYVAVSVVTVIVSQIAFAAFYILFHWTAKWSNVGACVAGGLPSYYLNRTWAWGKTGRSHLLKEVLPFWGLAFLGLAISTWTADFAESWAHDVTDSRTLQAAVIMSAIIGAFGILWVAKFFIFNKVLFVEDEDLRAALADEIVA, from the coding sequence GTGACGTCGACGCTGAGCAGCCTTCGAGCCCGGGCCCAGACGCCCGGCGGCCAGAAGGCGGTGCGCTACGTGGCCGTCTCCGTGGTGACGGTGATCGTGAGCCAGATCGCCTTCGCCGCGTTCTACATCCTGTTCCACTGGACGGCCAAGTGGTCCAACGTCGGAGCGTGCGTGGCCGGCGGCCTGCCCTCGTACTACCTGAACCGCACCTGGGCGTGGGGCAAGACCGGCCGCTCCCACCTGTTGAAGGAGGTCCTGCCCTTCTGGGGGCTGGCCTTCCTCGGCCTGGCCATCTCCACCTGGACGGCCGACTTCGCCGAGTCGTGGGCCCACGACGTGACCGACAGCCGCACCCTCCAGGCGGCGGTCATCATGTCGGCGATCATCGGCGCCTTCGGCATCCTGTGGGTCGCCAAGTTCTTCATCTTCAACAAGGTGCTGTTCGTCGAGGACGAGGACCTGCGGGCTGCCCTCGCCGACGAGATCGTCGCCTGA